The Deltaproteobacteria bacterium sequence GACGGGCTCGGCCTGCTGTTCGCGCTGGGGCTGGCGTCGAATCTCCTCCTCTACGTCTACCTCCTGCCCTACGCGGTGCCCACCTACCCCTCGCTCATGTCGAGCGCCTTCACCACCCTGCTCATCGCCGGGGTCGTCCTCTTCTCCTGGAGTGCGCGCCGCACGACCCTGGTCGGCGTCCTCATCTGTGCCGGCTTCGCGCTCGTGGGCGCCAAGCTCGGCCAGCAGGGTCTCCCAATGGCGCCGTTCGTGAGCACCCTCTGCTGGGTTGCCATCGGGGCCGCGCTCGCGGTCGCCTGCGCGCGCGTCCTGGGTCGCTTCCGTACGGGCCTGATCCAGCGCCAGGACGAGCTCGCCGCGCTCTCCACGCGCCTCATCTCGGTGCAGGAGGAGCAGCTCCGCCGGCTCTCGCGCGAGCTGCACGACGAGCTCGGGCAGTCGCTCACCGCGGTGTCCTCGTACCTCTGGCTGCTCGAGCGGAAGCTCCCGCCCGACCTGGGCGAGCTCCGCACGCGGGCGGGCGAAGCGCGACACCTGGTCGCCAAGACCCTCGGCGAGATGCGCGAGCTGTCGCAGCTGTTGCGCCCGCCCGGGCTCGACCTCTACGGGCTCGCGGGGTCGCTCGAGGCGCACCTCGAGGCCTTCCGCGGACGGCACCAGATCGCGACCAAGTACACCGCCGAGGGGCTCCCGGAGCGCCTGCCGGAGGAGATCGAAACGGCGGTCTACCGCATCATCCAGGAGGCGCTCACCAACGTCGCCCGACACGCGCACGCGAAGCGCGTGTGGGTGGGTCTCACCGCGAGGGGAGACGAGCTCAGGCTCGAGGTGCGCGACGACGGCGTCGGACTGCCGGCAGACAACGGGGCGAGCCGCCCGAGCGGGATCGGGCTCATCGGCATCCGCGAGCGCGTACGCGCGCTCGGCGGGACGGTCTCGCTCTCCTCGGGACCGGGCGGCGGCGCCTGCCTGCGCGCCAGCGTGCCGATGCCGCGCGAGGGCGGCGGCGCACCGACGGCGAGCGGGGCAAACTCGTAACCGCGTCTTGTCGTTAGACAATGCGAGGTCTCTAGCTCGCGATGCCGCGAGGCGCCCGGTGAGCGCGGCATTCTCGTGACGCCGCGTTTGTCCCCGCCGTATTCAAAGCTCCGCCCAATACCGACGTACCGCTGACTCCGCAGAGCGTTCGCGACTCTTCACATCAGAAAACGGGCGGGCGGTGGGTCCTGCATCCGGGCGCGCCGCTCGCACGTAACGTCTCCGGGAACGATGAGAACCTCCGTCGCACGGCTTCCGTCCCGTCTGGCGTTCTGCGGGCTCCTCGCGGGGCTCACCGTCGCCAGGCCCGCCGCCGGGGCGGCTTCCCCGACCATGGCGCTGCACGACGGGCTGCTGACGGCCGACGTCGCCGGCACTCCCGTGAGCCGCGCGATGCAGGTACCCGGACGATGCGATGTCTAGCGGCCGCGGGGTTGCGGCTCGGCCGGCCACCTGGCTAAAGGGCCCGTGCAGGTTCTCTGCCAGTGAAAGCTGCGACCATCGCCAGAGGGCAGCTGCGCATCGGCCTTCTCGTGGCTGGACTCGCGTTGGCGGGCCCGAGGACCGGAGCCGCCTCCCCGATGCTGGTGGCCCTGAGCGGAGACGGCATGCTCATCACCTTCTCTGCCGAGCACCCTGGCGATGCCAGGACGACGACGCCGAGCGGGGTGAGCGGGCAGCTCATCGGCCTCGACCGGCGTCCGGCGAACGGCGGCCTCTACGGTCTCACGGCGGCGGGGGATGTCTATACGATCGACCCCGTCACCGCAGCGGCCCGCCTGGTGAGCACGCTGACGGTGCCCTTCAACGGCGGGAGCCGTTCGGGACTGGACTTCAATCCCGGGACGGACCGCCTGAGGCTGGTCGGCCACGATGGCCAGAACCTGCGCGTGAACGTCGACAACGGCGCGACGGCGGTGGATCGGCCCCTGGCCTACGCGCGCGAGGACCCTCACTTCGGCCGGCAGCCGCTGATCGCGGGCACGGCCTACACCAACAACGTGGCCGGGGCGCAGACGACGGAGAT is a genomic window containing:
- a CDS encoding sensor histidine kinase: DGLGLLFALGLASNLLLYVYLLPYAVPTYPSLMSSAFTTLLIAGVVLFSWSARRTTLVGVLICAGFALVGAKLGQQGLPMAPFVSTLCWVAIGAALAVACARVLGRFRTGLIQRQDELAALSTRLISVQEEQLRRLSRELHDELGQSLTAVSSYLWLLERKLPPDLGELRTRAGEARHLVAKTLGEMRELSQLLRPPGLDLYGLAGSLEAHLEAFRGRHQIATKYTAEGLPERLPEEIETAVYRIIQEALTNVARHAHAKRVWVGLTARGDELRLEVRDDGVGLPADNGASRPSGIGLIGIRERVRALGGTVSLSSGPGGGACLRASVPMPREGGGAPTASGANS
- a CDS encoding DUF4394 domain-containing protein, producing MLVALSGDGMLITFSAEHPGDARTTTPSGVSGQLIGLDRRPANGGLYGLTAAGDVYTIDPVTAAARLVSTLTVPFNGGSRSGLDFNPGTDRLRLVGHDGQNLRVNVDNGATAVDRPLAYAREDPHFGRQPLIAGTAYTNNVAGAQTTEMFDLDSGLDLLVRQEPPNDGTLRTIGPLGVHVPPEA